The nucleotide window CTGACATAAACTGCTTGATATGATCACGAAAATCAGACAACTTATCAAATTTTGAAATCAATTTGTTCACGACATACTCAGTTGCGTGACTAAACTCCCGAACACAACGATTAACCTCCTCACTACGATCTGGATCTCCACCATCCGTAAGAATGGACCAGGGGGGAACTATTTGGAACAGCTTCACGCGTCCAACGCCTCAATATATATTGTTTCGGAAACTCCCTTATATCAAGAATCCGTAACACGCAAAAAATGTGACTACACAACAATCCAAACTGCTCAAACCTGTTGCAGATACACTTAACAGTAACATCCTCCTCGCGTATCATAACCTGTAACATTTAATATCCATAAAACACAGTTCATATAAAAAAAATAAGGAACACATaaagaaaaacaaacaaaaacctcGAAGAATGAAGAACATGGCTGATCGAGATCCTTTATAAAAAACTTAATGAAATCACCGACGTGATCTAATCTGACACTCGTACAACGATGAATAGCATGTTGAATCTCGAGTTGAACATCCAAAAATAAAGTTCTAGTATATATCTGAGCTGCTTGCTTCTCGAGAACAAAATCACTCCACTCTCCAGGGTTGGTGCATCGAGTGTCATGATCATTTTTTCGGTGCTCGTGCCTTTGCGCTTCAATAGCCGTATCAAAGTGGCTAAGAAATTCAACCAACATGCACTTTGGATTGCTAATCTTGCCAAAAAAGTGATTCTCGCTTTCGGACCTAGATGATGTCCGCATAAGACCAGACATTTCTTCTTCACGATAGTAAGCTAGAATCCATGATTCACGTAGCCCATATATATACGTCAGCCATTCATGGTCGGTTAAACCGAAATCATGAATAATAGAGATTTCTTTTCCTAAAATCTGTATTTGAACATAGGGCAGCCCCGACCTCAAAAGCTTCGGGCAATAGAGAATCAGTCCAAACAACTGCAGACAATCTTTTCCTAAAATCTGTATTTGAACATAGGGCAGCCCCGACCTAAAGGGAACATTGTATCGTGAatgacaaaaaaaataaaataaaattaaaacacaGTACAAATcacacaaataaaaaaaataaaaccctgCCATATAAAAACCAGACCTTTGTAGTGAGTTTATCCATGATATGCCACATACATAACCGATGCCTTGACTCAGGCCAAACATCAGCTATAGCCCTTTTCATCGCAGGGTCTTGGTCAGTAACGATTACAAGAGGCGCGTACCCGTATGCGTTCTTGATCGCCCTAAGTAACCAGCTATACGTCTCTGCCGTTTCAGAACCGAGAATTGCAGCACCAAGTGTCACGTTCCTATTATGATTATCAATCCCAGTGAAAGGGAGAAACATCATGTTATACctttaaaaaaacacacaatcaGCGATGACAAAAAAATCATGATGTATTTATAACACAGTAAGATTTAAAACACATTGAATATGTAAAAAATTAAACTCATCGTTACTTGTTACGCTTGTAGGTAGCATCAAATGATATAACGTCCCCAAACATATAATAATTTCTCTTCATATCCTCGTCGGCCCAAAAAATGCACTTCAACACACCTTCGTCTGTGGTTTCATATTCACAAGAGAACTTCGGTAAAAACTCCTTTTTCCTCATCAGTCGCTTGACAAACATTTCCGCATCAAACTCTCCGATAAAAAGATTTAATTCtttcttgaaatttttaaaatCGACTTTGGTGGCACCGACTTTGTCGAACCCACCATACACTTCCTTCATAATGTTAAATGCACGAACAGGCCCAATGTTGAGATGTGACATCTTGTTTATCATCTCTTCGTGTGCACGATTAATACCCCTGTTTTCCTTGAGAAGATGTAAATCTTCTTCATGCACAAAATCGTGGTTGTGCGCCTCTATAAAATGATACAGCAAATACTTCTTAGCATCGGTAAGTTTTATTCTGATCGCAGCCTGGCATCTGGTCCTTTTGGATGGTACCCTACGTACCCACCTATCAGACGGCTGTTCGACTAAAGTATCGACCGGTCGAAAGTCTTTTTGACCCTCCTTTGAACAGAAAAAGTACTTGTTTATAACAATACCACGGTTCTCGTGTTGTGCGCCCTTCCTTACAGTCCAACCTCCCGCTTCTGCGtaagttttataaaagttatacgCGTCATCAACTATGTCGAATAACATTCCCTCTGCTGGCGTCAACGAAGAGGGTGAATCCGGAATATATCTCTTCGTTCCAGTGTTTGGAGAAACTTGTTCAACACCACGTAATTGGTAATTAGGTGCATCTACAACACATGACAAAAAAATGGGTATAAAACATATTACTAACCAAAAATAATGCAATTTAAAAAACAGCGATTCAATGATACAAGGTGAACCTATAAAAAAACATTTACTTCAAACTTAATAACTGTTGAAAACACATCACATATAACAAACTGATGTTTTCTCATAAAGAGTTTAAATAAACGGAACAAAAAACTGCAACTATGGAATTTAAAACACACCATTCAAATATGTAATAAAGGGGTGACCTTCGGACTACAAACCATCAGCCCACTCATGTGAAACAATGAACAAAAACAACCTGAACATGTatgactgttaaaacacaacaccAATAACAAGATGATGGTTTGGCACAACCTCAGCATCTGTT belongs to Helianthus annuus cultivar XRQ/B chromosome 5, HanXRQr2.0-SUNRISE, whole genome shotgun sequence and includes:
- the LOC110942614 gene encoding protein FAR1-RELATED SEQUENCE 5-like, with protein sequence MASNTLADGGDDAPNYQLRGVEQVSPNTGTKRYIPDSPSSLTPAEGMLFDIVDDAYNFYKTYAEAGGWTVRKGAQHENRGIVINKYFFCSKEGQKDFRPVDTLVEQPSDRWVRRVPSKRTRCQAAIRIKLTDAKKYLLYHFIEAHNHDFVHEEDLHLLKENRGINRAHEEMINKMSHLNIGPVRAFNIMKEVYGGFDKVGATKVDFKNFKKELNLFIGEFDAEMFVKRLMRKKEFLPKFSCEYETTDEGVLKCIFWADEDMKRNYYMFGDVISFDATYKRNKYNMMFLPFTGIDNHNRNVTLGAAILGSETAETYSWLLRAIKNAYGYAPLVIVTDQDPAMKRAIADVWPESRHRLCMWHIMDKLTTKVWSGLPYVQIQILGKDCLQLFGLILYCPKLLRSGLPYVQIQILGKEISIIHDFGLTDHEWLTYIYGLRESWILAYYREEEMSGLMRTSSRSESENHFFGKISNPKCMLVEFLSHFDTAIEAQRHEHRKNDHDTRCTNPGEWSDFVLEKQAAQIYTRTLFLDVQLEIQHAIHRCTSVRLDHVGDFIKFFIKDLDQPCSSFFEVMIREEDVTVKCICNRFEQFGLLCSHIFCVLRILDIREFPKQYILRRWTREAVPNSSPLFMSVADEAQINAPPKTRRNRFAELLGVAPESTATIRVPVGTRFKGCDSHKRLKSQKERAISQSGSKRRQCSLCKKYGHNRVTCWKYTVAGAEAGASWNAGGNEDTIHERDAAMVVEGDGPGSNDDDVFYTSGNDADMDDEDMA